A single window of Ananas comosus cultivar F153 linkage group 19, ASM154086v1, whole genome shotgun sequence DNA harbors:
- the LOC109724666 gene encoding GDSL esterase/lipase At2g04570-like isoform X1 — protein sequence MSLEHYSQWLLSVQLLLLYSMVATASKVPALIVFGDSSVDSGNNNYIQTVARSNFRPYGRDLGGGSPTGRFSNGRLTTDFLSEALGLPRLVPAYLNPNMSIAEFASGVCFASAGTGYDNATSDVLSVIPLWKELEYFKEYREKLKSFQGEAKAQETLSEALYVMSLGTNDFVENYYVLPHRPSQFTVAEYEDFLVGIAEEFVRSIYKLGARKVELTGLPPMGCLPLERVKINPILRGCYEEYNKVAWDFNIKLQKLVDNLNQNLAGIRIVYGDVYDILFDAVQNSSSYGFENVMVGCCGTGLFEMSYMCNRRSPFTCSDANKYAFWDSMHPTERLNNIIADKLMNTTLHVFL from the exons ATGTCTTTAGAACACTACTCACAGTGGCTTCTTTCtgtgcagctgctgctgctgtatTCAATGGTGGCAACTGCGTCAAAAGTTCCGGCGCTCATCGTGTTCGGCGACTCGTCGGTTGACTCGGGGAACAACAATTACATACAAACTGTAGCGAGGAGCAACTTCAGGCCTTATGGCCGCGACTTGGGAGGCGGGTCGCCCACCGGACGCTTCTCCAACGGCCGGCTCACGACCGATTTTCTTTCTGAGGCCCTCGGGCTCCCGCGGCTCGTGCCGGCATACCTCAACCCCAACATGTCGATTGCGGAGTTCGCCTCCGGTGTTTGCTTCGCCTCTGCAGGCACTGGCTATGACAACGCCACTTCCGATGTTCTG TCCGTGATACCACTATGGAAGGAGTTGGAATACTTCAAAGAGTACCGGGAGAAACTGAAGAGCTTCCAAGGCGAAGCCAAAGCACAGGAAACACTAAGCGAGGCTCTCTACGTGATGAGTTTGGGGACCAACGACTTCGTCGAGAACTACTATGTGCTGCCGCACCGGCCGTCGCAGTTCACGGTGGCTGAGTACGAGGACTTCCTGGTCGGAATCGCCGAGGAGTTCGTCCGCAGCATCTACAAGCTGGGGGCCCGCAAAGTCGAGCTCACCGGGCTCCCGCCGATGGGATGCTTGCCGTTGGAACGCGTCAAGATTAATCCCATTCTCAGGGGTTGCTACGAGGAGTACAACAAGGTGGCCTGGGACTTCAACATCAAGCTGCAGAAGTTGGTGGACAATCTCAACCAAAACCTGGCTGGTATCAGGATAGTGTACGGGGATGTGTATGATATTTTGTTTGATGCCGTCCAAAATTCATCTTCTTATG GGTTTGAGAACGTAATGGTTGGGTGCTGTGGAACGGGGCTGTTTGAGATGAGCTACATGTGCAACCGGAGGAGCCCATTTACATGCTCAGATGCTAACAAGTATGCATTTTGGGATTCAATGCACCCAACAGAGAGGCTAAATAACATAATAGCCGATAAACTTATGAACACCACACTGCATGTATTTCTCTGA
- the LOC109724666 gene encoding GDSL esterase/lipase At2g04570-like isoform X2 gives MVATASKVPALIVFGDSSVDSGNNNYIQTVARSNFRPYGRDLGGGSPTGRFSNGRLTTDFLSEALGLPRLVPAYLNPNMSIAEFASGVCFASAGTGYDNATSDVLSVIPLWKELEYFKEYREKLKSFQGEAKAQETLSEALYVMSLGTNDFVENYYVLPHRPSQFTVAEYEDFLVGIAEEFVRSIYKLGARKVELTGLPPMGCLPLERVKINPILRGCYEEYNKVAWDFNIKLQKLVDNLNQNLAGIRIVYGDVYDILFDAVQNSSSYGFENVMVGCCGTGLFEMSYMCNRRSPFTCSDANKYAFWDSMHPTERLNNIIADKLMNTTLHVFL, from the exons ATGGTGGCAACTGCGTCAAAAGTTCCGGCGCTCATCGTGTTCGGCGACTCGTCGGTTGACTCGGGGAACAACAATTACATACAAACTGTAGCGAGGAGCAACTTCAGGCCTTATGGCCGCGACTTGGGAGGCGGGTCGCCCACCGGACGCTTCTCCAACGGCCGGCTCACGACCGATTTTCTTTCTGAGGCCCTCGGGCTCCCGCGGCTCGTGCCGGCATACCTCAACCCCAACATGTCGATTGCGGAGTTCGCCTCCGGTGTTTGCTTCGCCTCTGCAGGCACTGGCTATGACAACGCCACTTCCGATGTTCTG TCCGTGATACCACTATGGAAGGAGTTGGAATACTTCAAAGAGTACCGGGAGAAACTGAAGAGCTTCCAAGGCGAAGCCAAAGCACAGGAAACACTAAGCGAGGCTCTCTACGTGATGAGTTTGGGGACCAACGACTTCGTCGAGAACTACTATGTGCTGCCGCACCGGCCGTCGCAGTTCACGGTGGCTGAGTACGAGGACTTCCTGGTCGGAATCGCCGAGGAGTTCGTCCGCAGCATCTACAAGCTGGGGGCCCGCAAAGTCGAGCTCACCGGGCTCCCGCCGATGGGATGCTTGCCGTTGGAACGCGTCAAGATTAATCCCATTCTCAGGGGTTGCTACGAGGAGTACAACAAGGTGGCCTGGGACTTCAACATCAAGCTGCAGAAGTTGGTGGACAATCTCAACCAAAACCTGGCTGGTATCAGGATAGTGTACGGGGATGTGTATGATATTTTGTTTGATGCCGTCCAAAATTCATCTTCTTATG GGTTTGAGAACGTAATGGTTGGGTGCTGTGGAACGGGGCTGTTTGAGATGAGCTACATGTGCAACCGGAGGAGCCCATTTACATGCTCAGATGCTAACAAGTATGCATTTTGGGATTCAATGCACCCAACAGAGAGGCTAAATAACATAATAGCCGATAAACTTATGAACACCACACTGCATGTATTTCTCTGA
- the LOC109724765 gene encoding uncharacterized protein LOC109724765, with translation MDRLNEFKRCNPQIFEGKKVDHWIVEKWLMHMEKLFHDTFMKERDRVWLATHHLDGKAYRWWLDIRDNPNTDLSAISWKRFKELLMAKYFPESVKRKMEQDLHGLRQEDRTVAEYEREFSRHLHCVPFVVRDDEDKARIFERGLRPSIFRLVQSSNLHTYRDVVNRVLIVESGAV, from the coding sequence atggatcgcctcaacgagttcaagAGGTGCAATCCGCAGATTTTTGAAGGAAAGAAGGTGGATCACTGGATAGTGGAGAAGTGGctcatgcatatggagaagttattccacGACACCTTCATGAAGGAaagggatagagtttggctcgccacacatcatCTTGACGGcaaggcctaccgctggtggctGGATATTCGGGACAACCCGAACACAGATTTATCGGCGATCTCGTGGAAGAGATTTAAGGAGCTTCTGATGGCTAAGTACTTTCCAGagagcgtcaagaggaagatggagcaggatttgcacGGCTTGCGCCAGGAGGATCGGaccgtggccgagtacgagagggagttttctcggcatCTTCATTGTGTGCCCTTTgttgtgcgggacgacgaggacaaggcccgtattTTCGAGCGCGGATTACGGCcctcgatctttcggttggtgcagtcctccaaccttcATACCTATCGAGATGTGGTGAACCGCgtgctcatcgtggagagcggcgcggtgtag
- the LOC109724766 gene encoding uncharacterized protein LOC109724766 — MQSGYHELKIKPKDVSKTAFRTRQVCRGVHRRHLAVFPNDEEHEAHLRQVLQILREMKLFGKLKKCKFWHRKVAFLGHVVSGEGIAVDPMMIEAIKEWPRPTNVTEIWSFLGLAGYYRRFVERFAKLSIPLTRLTHKETKFILNALCERSFLELKERWTTALILALPVGGAGYDGKVIAYAFRQLKDYEKNYPTHNLKLAAVIFAL, encoded by the exons ATGCAATCCGGATATCATGAACTCAAGATCAAGCCAAAGGATGTTTCAAAGACGGCTTTtcgaacacg acaggtttgtcgtggtgttcatcgacgacatcttgctGTATTTCCAAATGACGAGGAACATGAAGCTCATTTGAGACAAGTGCTGCAGATACTTCGGGAGATGAAGCTATTTGGTAAGTTGAAGAAATGTAAATTTTGGCACCGCAAAGTGGCATTTTTGGGACATGTGGTTTCGGGAGAGGGTATAGCAGTAGACCCTATGATgattgaggcaatcaaggaatGGCCTAGGCCAACCAATGTCAccgagatttggagttttctcGGTTTAGCTGGATATTACCGAAGATTTGTTGAGCGATTTGCTAAGTTGTCTATTCCCCTCACACGACTCACACATAAAGAAACAAAGTTTATTTTGAATGCTTTGTGCGAAAGAAGCTTCTTGGAATTGAAAGAGCGGTGGACAACCGCCCTAATCTTGGCGTTGCCTGTTGGAGGAGCAGGATAT gatggaaAAGTGATAGCCTATGCTTTTCgtcaattaaaggattatgaaaagaattatccgACTCACAATTTGAAATTGGCGGCTGTAATTTTTGCTTTATAG